A region of Plasmodium falciparum 3D7 genome assembly, chromosome: 12 DNA encodes the following proteins:
- a CDS encoding sphingomyelin phosphodiesterase produces MPRIEISKDVKLTIMSYNIQMLSIPFSVHLNSWTRRNAIIDYICSLDDIYDIDILVLNEVFTKKCYKLLTSGKIKEKFPYHTNVIGRNYKRHDNYNDSSSSTGQKDGLSFHSSDTNINIESSRGISNYVSEQMEYIRKNKENHKNKLSKISEDISENSNSSYNSNFDTITGKRKFFHFVNGGVIVLSKHKILHKHALIYSSGKFPDVFCSKGAIYLKCDVMNKKVNVVATHLQAGDNKEQQKCRWKQIDELSKWVYEGIPSTFIKKFESLFFVGDFNIRYNADRLFLDKVLSDNYLNSYVTKKSLDTTYDSFLNDYCRYIERDYNYKHKYTLDYILVANNSNVEIIVPQTSIQNYYKSLYFIKFFLGIIPYKTTYIHHPSDHFPIYATFLILS; encoded by the coding sequence ATGCCAAGAATAGAAATATCAAAAGATGTAAAGCTTACAATTATGTCGTACAACATTCAAATGTTGTCCATTCCATTTAGTGTGCATTTGAACAGCTGGACAAGAAGAAATGCAATAATtgattatatatgttcacttgatgatatatatgatattgaTATATTAGTTCTAAATGAAGTGTTTACCAAAAAATGCTATAAACTTTTAACAAGTGGtaaaataaaagagaaaTTTCCTTACCACACAAATGTAATAGGTCGCAATTACAAGCGCCATGATAATTACAATGATAGTTCATCAAGTACAGGACAAAAAGATGGCTTATCATTTCATTCAAGtgatacaaatataaatattgaaaGTTCTCGTGGTATATCAAATTATGTAAGCGAACAGATGGAATACATACgaaaaaataaggaaaatcATAAGAATAAGCTAAGTAAAATTTCTGAAGATATAAGTGAAAATTCAAATAGTTCATATAATTCAAATTTTGATACCATAACTGGAAAACGAAAAttctttcattttgttaATGGGGGTGTGATTGTTTTATCAAAACACAAAATTTTACATAAACACGCATTAATTTATTCTAGTGGTAAATTTCCGGATGTATTTTGTTCCAAAGGagctatatatttaaaatgtgaTGTAATGAACAAAAAGGTAAATGTTGTAGCAACACATTTACAAGCAGGTGATAATAAAGAACAACAAAAATGTAGATGGAAACAAATCGATGAATTAAGCAAATGGGTATATGAAGGAATTCCTAGTACATTTATTAAGAAATTCGAATCATTGTTTTTTGTAGGAGATTTTAATATAAGATATAATGCAGATAGATTATTTTTAGATAAGGTTTTATCAGATAATTACTTAAATAGTTATGTAACAAAAAAATCTTTAGATACAACATATGActcttttttaaatgattatTGCAGATATATCGAAAgagattataattataaacacAAATATACTTTAGATTATATCCTAGTTGCAAATAATTCCAATGTCGAAATTATAGTCCCACAAACATCtatacaaaattattataaatcattatattttataaaattctttCTAGGTATTATTCCTTATAAAACTACATACATACATCATCCAAGTGACCACTTTCCAATATATGCAacatttcttattttaagttaa
- a CDS encoding BTB/POZ domain-containing protein, putative encodes MDNSNKDNIIKINVGGKIYMTTLNLICRYKSSYLYEIILDNYNKEEIFIDRNGNRFEYILDFLRDGVLICENDINVLTKILIEAIYFKLFNLVKIIKKKICVLYSNIDNNISKKIFKGIFNTIEKKKKKKGYMEEACKLRKLSESICEFNELKCFNVKRRKKSSINISDNVINIDNTLKKEKKKEKKKKKKSYTDEEEYNEDKMDDAKYKKDLMDDNKYKDNLMDDSKYKDNLMDDIKYKDNLMDDSKYKDNLIDDEKYKEKDGDKKEGEDKNNQNNMNKEIPDYINSGPVNISERKNCIEGYNHISLSDDTQYINVDNMYKERNNRNITYEEPKKIINNDNIYISNRNNSIDYNITNSFINNKEEINDNKICTPSKNMMINKKKDNFLPFPNVKLKNVDNKYVSFSERNNIFFYNSENLSCNKQDILHDNFSRTPNKSNIMNYQNYGNYTREANYNYNNNNNTTNLSNDILVYSEIDDVEETSPFPIVSNVNLGEQIFSTTVDF; translated from the exons atggaCAATTCCAATAAag ataatataattaaaataaatgttgGAGGGAAGATTTATATGACTACTCTTAATTTAATATGTCGATATAAAAGTTCCTATTTGTACGAAATTATATTAG aTAACTATAATAAGGAGGAAATATTTATAGATAGAAATG gTAATCGTTTTGAATACATTTTAGACTTTTTAAGGGATGGTGTTTTAATATGTGAAAACGATATAAATGTActtacaaaaatattaattgaAGCAATTTATTTCAAGTTATTTAATTTAGTAAagattataaagaaaaagatttgtgtattatattctaacatagataataatataagcaaaaaaatttttaaaggtatttttaatactattgaaaaaaaaaagaaaaagaaaggtTATATGGAAGAAGCATGTAAATTAAGAAAATTATCGGAGAGCATTTGTGAGTTTAATGAATTGAAATGCTTTAATGTAAAAAGGAGGAAAAAATCttctataaatatttctGATAATGTGattaatatagataatactttaaaaaaagaaaagaaaaaagaaaaaaaaaaaaaaaaaaaatcttatACGGATGAAGAAGAATATAATGAGGACAAAATGGATGATGCAAAATATAAGAAGGATTTAATGGATGATAACAAATATAAGGATAATTTAATGGATGATAGCAAATATAAGGATAATTTAATGGATGATATCAAATATAAGGATAATTTAATGGATGATAGCAAATATAAGGATAATTTAATagatgatgaaaaatataaagagaaAGATGGGGACAAAAAAGAAGgagaagataaaaataatcaaaataatatgaataaagaaattcctgattatattaatagtGGTCCTGTTAATATATCAGAACGTAAGAATTGTATAGAAggttataatcatatatctCTTTCAGATGATACACAATATATAAACGTagataatatgtataaagaaagaaataatagGAATATAACATATGAAGAAcctaagaaaataataaataatgataatatatatatatccaataGAAATAATTCCattgattataatataaccAATAGCTTTATAAATAACAAGGAAgaaattaatgataataaaatatgtactcCTTCAAagaatatgatgataaataaaaagaaggaCAACTTTTTGCCCTTTCCAAAtgtgaaattaaaaaatgtggACAATAAGTATGTTTCCTTTTCTGAaaggaataatatattcttttacaaCAGTG AGAATCTATCTTGTAATAAGCAGGATATATTGCATGACAATTTTTCGAGAACACCAAATAAAAGTAACATTATGAATTATCAGAACTATGGAAACTATACTAGAGAGGcgaattataattataataataataataatacaaccAATTTATCAAATGATATACTAGTATATTCAGAAATAGATGACGTAG